The following are encoded together in the Mycosarcoma maydis chromosome 4, whole genome shotgun sequence genome:
- a CDS encoding uncharacterized protein (related to MNT4 - putative alpha-1,3-mannosyltransferase), with product MVVVNFSNIFGPKGANLKKGITATRVKAVCLIIFVVSVMQLAVRLRPSLSPMYGKHIQELDTAAYDIWTDFILTHPVEVDERYGFKEMGFRAHAYAELARTRQMGRLERIEERLWPFAPGAAQIRKNALYVSPVSSVDTNKKQATQEALPSVDSIVKAQLKAAGSLSTEKVAQLLKAAQQEDDARGGKRRGIVMTVSRYTALAAIQTISVVRELYGCLLPIEIYYHTDDELPSALVDMLKSLGRVTVYDIDTLPLFTAELEDDAGRYPGLKETWERQSLALLASSFQEILVVDPQVVFLQNPSQLFSHPTFASTGTLFFRSKARPVDKASQFLVSFLKRQIDQGTPSQQLAESEFYSHTIGSRMDMDVVVLDKSRPGVLSALFLNAWMRRRPVRAMFWGAYPKMMNEGLWLAFELSDIAYAFENTWPGAIGRFEGDWDDHSPLLCSPRTVQFLSPQAATRKLSHKYFSFFQIQPNKSNKHKLGASAKENAAGEKPFWFHGGLLVPGQEESYYTPNVYARNVPPYTTVEEDQADSDNCMYGATLNKLKGTTIPVTLEKAITIAHQAFKTHQPVLQYYAPIPQLQIESVDDKAQAKKDHLD from the coding sequence ATGGTAGTGGTCAACTTCTCAAACATCTTCGGGCCAAAGGGTGCCAACCTCAAGAAAGGCATCACAGCTACCCGGGTCAAAGCGGTCTGTTTGATCATCTTTGTCGTTTCGGTCATGCAATTGGCGGTACGGCTGCGtccttctctctctcccaTGTATGGAAAGCATATTCAAGAGCTCGATACAGCGGCGTACGATATCTGGACCGACTTCATTCTCACACATCCCGTTGAAGTTGATGAGAGATACGGTTTCAAGGAGATGGGGTTCCGTGCTCACGCCTACGCAGAGCTGGCGCGCACACGTCAGATGGGCAGACTGGAGCGTATCGAAGAGAGGCTATGGCCATTTGCACCTGGAGCTGCCCAAATTCGTAAAAATGCGTTGTATGTAAGCCCTGTTAGCTCCGTCGATAccaacaagaagcaagcAACCCAAGAAGCTTTGCCGTCTGTAGATTCCATCGTAAAGGCGCAACTCAAAGCGGCAGGCAGCCTCTCGACCGAAAAGGTGGCGCAGCTACTcaaagcagcacagcaggAGGATGATGCAAGGGGTGGAAAGCGACGAGGGATCGTAATGACGGTTTCACGCTACACAGCGCTTGCGGCTATACAGACTATCTCTGTAGTGCGAGAGCTTTACGGCTGCCTTCTGCCGATAGAAATCTATTATCACACGGATGATGAACTGCCTTCTGCTCTGGTGGACATGCTCAAGTCGCTAGGGCGTGTCACAGTATATGACATCGATACCCTGCCCTTGTTcacagccgagctcgaagatgACGCAGGTCGCTACCCTGGACTCAAGGAGACGTGGGAGCGTCAATCTCTGGCGCTTCTCGCCTCGAGCTTCCAAGAGATTCTCGTTGTCGACCCGCAAGTTGTCTTTCTCCAGAACCCAAGCCAGCTCTTTTCGCATCCTACCTTCGCCAGCACAGGCACACTCTTTTTCCGCTCTAAAGCCAGACCCGTCGACAAAGCCTCCCAGTTCCTCGTCTCCTTCCTCAAGCGTCAGATCGACCAGGGCACACcatcgcagcagctggcagAGAGTGAGTTTTACTCGCACACCATCGGCTCCAGAATGGACATGGACGTGGTGGTGCTAGACAAATCGAGACCAGGTGTGCTCTCTGCACTCTTTCTCAATGCATGGATGAGACGAAGGCCGGTCAGGGCCATGTTCTGGGGTGCTTACCCCAAAATGATGAACGAAGGCCTCTGGCTGGCATTTGAGCTCTCTGACATCGCCTATGCCTTCGAAAACACCTGGCCAGGTGCTATCGGCCGTTTCGAGGGTGACTGGGATGATCACTCCcctctgctttgctcgccTCGTACTGTGCAGTTCCTCTCACCTCAAGCTGCGACCCGGAAGCTATCACACAAGTACTTTTCCTTCTTCCAGATTCAGCCGAATAAATCCAACAAGCATAAGCTCGGAGCCAGTGCCAAGGAAAACGCTGCTGGCGAGAAGCCATTCTGGTTTCACGGAGGTCTATTGGTTCCAGGCCAAGAAGAGAGCTACTACACGCCCAACGTGTACGCCCGAAACGTTCCACCTTACACCACCGTTGAGGAAGATCAGGCCGACTCGGACAACTGCATGTACGGTGCAActctcaacaagctcaagggTACCACTATCCCTGTGACATTGGAGAAAGCCATCACCATCGCGCATCAGGCATTCAAGACGCACCAACCAGTACTGCAGTACTATGCTCCCATCCCTCAGCTTCAGATCGAGTCGGTGGATGACAAAGCTCAAGCTAAGAAAGACCATCTTGACTGA